Proteins from a single region of Undibacterium sp. KW1:
- a CDS encoding patatin-like phospholipase family protein, with the protein MSHQDTVLILQGGGALGAYQAGVYQQLYEAHTPLDWIIGTSIGAINSALIAGNPPETRLTQLRAFWDSLAPDAVSRGSFWPTFSPWMNLTNNLNTLNAITQGVNGFFKPRFGAAWDINARVPIEEAGFYDTSPLKATLEKYVDFDYLNDGPIRVSICAVDIDSGQGVVFDSKRGRLGPEHIMASGALPPGFAPVKIGDRAYWDGGVYSNTPLDVFLDEERKADALCFMIDLWDPSETRPESISAAMTRYKSIQYASRSAEQLLIYQRIQDLQRAIRTLTEHLPASERKKEELKPLMEMGCDHTINVVHLIMKALPDDNYFKDVDFSMATMEARWAAGIHDCKRALRHKSWQKPLPPHAGLVIHELPQEE; encoded by the coding sequence ATGAGTCATCAAGATACCGTATTGATTTTGCAGGGTGGCGGTGCCCTGGGTGCCTATCAGGCAGGCGTGTACCAGCAATTGTATGAGGCACACACGCCACTGGACTGGATCATAGGTACCTCCATAGGTGCCATCAACAGTGCGCTGATTGCCGGTAACCCACCTGAAACGCGTCTCACCCAACTCCGTGCTTTCTGGGACAGCCTGGCACCCGACGCCGTCAGCCGTGGCAGCTTCTGGCCGACCTTCTCACCATGGATGAACCTGACCAATAACCTCAATACTCTTAACGCCATCACTCAGGGTGTCAATGGTTTTTTCAAGCCGCGCTTTGGTGCAGCCTGGGATATCAATGCCAGGGTACCTATAGAAGAAGCAGGTTTTTACGACACATCCCCCCTCAAGGCCACGCTGGAAAAATATGTGGATTTTGATTACCTCAACGATGGCCCGATACGCGTCAGCATTTGCGCAGTGGATATCGACAGCGGCCAGGGCGTGGTGTTTGACAGCAAGCGTGGTCGTCTGGGGCCTGAACACATCATGGCCAGCGGCGCCCTGCCACCCGGTTTTGCGCCAGTCAAGATAGGCGATCGTGCCTATTGGGACGGTGGTGTGTATTCCAATACACCGCTTGATGTCTTTCTGGATGAAGAAAGAAAAGCAGATGCGCTGTGCTTCATGATTGATCTGTGGGACCCGTCAGAGACCCGTCCAGAATCGATCTCTGCGGCCATGACGCGCTATAAAAGCATACAGTATGCAAGCCGTTCGGCAGAGCAGTTGCTGATCTACCAGCGCATACAAGACCTGCAGCGCGCCATACGCACACTGACTGAACATCTGCCAGCATCAGAACGTAAAAAAGAAGAGTTGAAGCCGCTGATGGAAATGGGCTGCGACCATACCATCAACGTCGTCCACCTGATCATGAAGGCACTGCCGGACGACAATTATTTCAAGGATGTCGATTTCAGCATGGCTACCATGGAAGCCCGCTGGGCCGCCGGTATCCACGACTGCAAACGCGCCTTGCGCCACAAGTCGTGGCAAAAACCTTTACCACCCCATGCGGGGCTGGTGATTCATGAGTTGCCGCAGGAAGAGTAA
- a CDS encoding aspartyl protease family protein, with protein MKLFPASFSLLACSAIFAALASLPATAAEPLDKVLNIPLNWDERASFFTVELQVADKTIKMMVDTGSSNQVITESTASLLGLDPARLPVVATGKDHAGTPVPIKMQPVLQATLAGQNIDLKTVVIIPDNPDLAKLGVAGMISPQLVFDKPIKLDFSQKRWTVNPANSPFTLDKTSTAYWFKKNKLFTQIAAEGKDAVWGMIDTGAGSSKFEAAYLGRPLTEDDCVVRGVAGCGKGQKDTSPTRLDFGGAKFTLPEVVLLKTIKHGDKPDEKALIGMSILRFCSITINKRLDEQIGLACTTGQ; from the coding sequence ATGAAGCTGTTTCCAGCCTCTTTCAGTTTGCTTGCCTGCTCTGCCATCTTCGCTGCACTCGCCAGCCTGCCCGCCACCGCCGCAGAACCACTGGACAAGGTCTTGAACATTCCCTTGAACTGGGATGAACGTGCTTCATTTTTCACGGTTGAATTACAGGTCGCCGACAAGACGATCAAGATGATGGTCGATACCGGTTCCAGCAACCAGGTCATCACCGAAAGCACCGCCAGCCTGCTGGGCCTGGACCCTGCCAGGCTACCCGTGGTCGCCACAGGTAAAGACCATGCGGGCACCCCTGTCCCCATCAAGATGCAACCTGTCTTGCAGGCGACCCTGGCTGGTCAGAATATAGACTTGAAAACGGTGGTCATCATCCCCGACAATCCTGATCTCGCCAAGTTAGGCGTGGCAGGCATGATTTCTCCCCAGCTGGTTTTCGACAAGCCCATCAAACTGGACTTCAGCCAGAAACGCTGGACAGTCAATCCCGCCAATAGCCCCTTCACTCTGGATAAGACCAGCACGGCCTACTGGTTCAAGAAAAACAAACTGTTTACCCAGATCGCGGCAGAGGGCAAAGACGCCGTCTGGGGCATGATAGACACGGGCGCAGGCAGCAGTAAGTTTGAAGCGGCCTACCTGGGTCGTCCCTTAACAGAAGACGATTGTGTAGTGCGCGGTGTTGCGGGCTGCGGCAAGGGACAGAAAGACACTAGCCCCACCAGGCTGGATTTTGGCGGTGCAAAATTCACCCTGCCGGAAGTCGTGCTGTTAAAGACCATCAAGCACGGCGACAAGCCGGATGAAAAAGCCCTGATAGGCATGAGCATATTGCGTTTTTGCAGCATCACGATCAACAAGCGACTCGATGAACAGATAGGGCTGGCTTGTACGACAGGGCAATGA
- a CDS encoding PfkB family carbohydrate kinase: MTATPSKKEQLYQLIAAQPFISQQELADQLGLSRSAVAGHIAALIRDKRLLGRAYVLPDQRPVVCIGGANIDRKLRTLGPVQMGTSNPVSQHEAFGGVARNIAENLARLGMPTRLLCAVGDDAAGRSMLDHAQSVGIDVKACLQAAGVHSGSYTALLNDEGDMVLALAHMECCDALTPDYLHSRQTQRGHAAFTIIDLNLPTDSIGLLLQEAHQQAMPLMAVAVSEPKMARLPQDLHGLRLLLLNQGEFAAAVGHGIQSQAELEAACKQLQQRGVQDIIVTKGVAGVTFTGSSGMQHMPAPSASVRDATGAGDAFAAGVAWSLCSQPDDLRLACEYGLKLAKLTLESDATVAATISPTIFEEA, from the coding sequence ATGACAGCAACACCATCCAAAAAAGAACAGCTCTACCAGCTCATCGCTGCCCAACCTTTTATCTCGCAGCAAGAGCTGGCAGACCAGCTAGGTTTGTCACGTTCTGCCGTGGCTGGGCATATCGCCGCGCTGATACGAGACAAGCGCTTGCTGGGCCGGGCCTATGTCTTGCCAGACCAGCGACCAGTCGTATGCATAGGCGGGGCAAATATAGACCGCAAATTGCGTACCCTGGGGCCGGTGCAGATGGGTACCTCGAACCCGGTCAGCCAGCATGAAGCTTTTGGCGGTGTCGCCCGCAATATTGCCGAGAACCTGGCACGCCTGGGCATGCCAACACGCCTGTTGTGCGCGGTGGGTGACGATGCCGCCGGGCGTAGCATGCTCGATCATGCGCAATCCGTAGGCATAGATGTCAAAGCCTGTCTGCAGGCGGCTGGAGTGCATAGCGGCAGCTATACTGCCTTGCTCAATGATGAGGGCGACATGGTGCTGGCATTGGCCCACATGGAATGCTGCGATGCCCTGACACCGGATTACCTGCACAGTCGCCAGACCCAGCGCGGCCACGCCGCTTTCACCATCATCGACTTGAATTTACCGACAGATAGCATAGGCTTGTTATTACAAGAAGCGCATCAACAGGCGATGCCGCTGATGGCGGTTGCTGTGTCTGAACCCAAGATGGCACGCCTGCCGCAGGATTTGCATGGCTTGCGCCTGCTGTTATTGAACCAGGGCGAATTCGCAGCTGCTGTCGGACATGGCATTCAAAGCCAGGCAGAACTGGAAGCAGCCTGCAAACAATTGCAGCAGCGTGGCGTGCAGGACATCATCGTCACCAAGGGCGTGGCAGGCGTAACTTTTACTGGCAGCAGTGGCATGCAGCACATGCCTGCGCCATCAGCCAGTGTGCGCGATGCCACAGGTGCGGGCGATGCCTTTGCCGCAGGCGTAGCCTGGTCTTTGTGTAGCCAGCCAGACGATCTGCGCCTGGCCTGTGAATATGGTTTGAAGCTGGCGAAACTGACGCTGGAAAGCGATGCGACAGTGGCGGCAACGATCAGCCCGACTATTTTTGAAGAAGCTTAA
- a CDS encoding pseudouridine-5'-phosphate glycosidase, whose amino-acid sequence MQSYLVLSDEVRAARLAAKPVVALESTIISHGMPYPQNVQTARELEQIIRDGGAVPATIAIMNGKIHIGLNDEELELLGNSPDAMKVSRRDLAYALTNNKLGATTVAATMICAALAGIEVFVTGGIGGVHRGAETSFDISADLQELARTSVAVVCAGAKSILDIGLTLEYLETHGVPVVSVGQPAFPAFFTADSGYKADFQLDTAEQQAEFIHAKWNLGLNGGIVIANPVPVESAMPKEEIESITQKALQLADEMDITGKAITPFLLNRIKQMTEGRSLETNIALVKNNAVVGTQLALALHHLRKRTV is encoded by the coding sequence ATGCAATCTTATCTGGTCTTATCCGACGAAGTCCGTGCTGCCCGCCTGGCGGCCAAGCCTGTGGTGGCACTCGAATCCACCATCATTTCACATGGCATGCCTTATCCACAAAATGTGCAGACTGCACGTGAACTGGAACAAATCATCCGCGATGGCGGCGCCGTGCCAGCCACCATCGCCATCATGAATGGCAAAATCCATATAGGCTTGAATGACGAAGAACTGGAGCTGCTGGGCAATTCGCCCGACGCCATGAAAGTCAGCCGCCGCGACCTGGCTTATGCACTGACCAATAACAAACTCGGTGCAACGACAGTAGCCGCCACCATGATCTGCGCCGCGCTGGCAGGCATAGAAGTGTTTGTCACCGGCGGCATAGGCGGCGTACATCGCGGTGCTGAAACCAGTTTCGATATTTCTGCTGATTTGCAAGAGCTGGCCCGCACCTCGGTTGCCGTGGTTTGTGCCGGTGCCAAATCCATACTCGACATAGGCCTGACGCTGGAATATCTTGAGACCCATGGCGTGCCAGTCGTTAGCGTAGGCCAGCCAGCCTTCCCGGCTTTCTTTACCGCCGACAGCGGTTACAAGGCAGACTTCCAGCTCGACACGGCAGAACAACAGGCAGAATTCATCCACGCCAAATGGAACCTGGGATTAAACGGCGGTATCGTCATTGCCAATCCGGTGCCGGTAGAATCAGCCATGCCCAAGGAAGAGATAGAATCCATCACCCAAAAAGCACTGCAACTGGCAGATGAGATGGACATCACCGGCAAGGCCATCACACCTTTCCTGCTGAACCGCATCAAACAAATGACAGAAGGCCGCAGCCTGGAAACCAATATTGCGCTGGTCAAAAACAATGCAGTCGTCGGCACGCAATTGGCGCTGGCCTTGCATCACTTGCGCAAGCGTACGGTGTAA